The Drosophila bipectinata strain 14024-0381.07 chromosome 2L, DbipHiC1v2, whole genome shotgun sequence genome has a segment encoding these proteins:
- the LOC108120582 gene encoding parkin coregulated gene protein homolog, translating into MCSNTKERATRLHEPGRVCREFLYLRSKVPTREVPAFTYQALQPNTVVKPPPKIDIFKRKPVKETVFKIYFNRGDIPCVMSGRSSKQDPTKERPVKWHCVPEDLDYCYYLPIFVDGLADMDYDTRLLAINGAMDLIMRSPKKVLPVLPKLILPLKRAFQTRDKRIIISALQVIQLMVRLGPCVGQALVPFYRQLLAVCNLYKNINVNLGEGIDPDRSCRIGDVIEDTLKLLEYCGGPNAFINIKYMVPTYESSVFPKCEAPEPREA; encoded by the exons ATGTGCTCCAACACCAAAGAACGTGCCACACGACTCCATGAACCCGGAAGAGTATGTCGGGAGTTCCTATACCTCCGATCCAAGGTG CCCACTAGAGAAGTACCAGCTTTTACATACCAGGCTCTACAGCCAAACACTGTGGTTAAGCCACCTCCCAA AATCGACATCTTCAAGCGGAAACCTGTGAAGGAGACCGTTTTCAAGATCTACTTCAACCGGGGCGATATTCCGTGCGTTATGTCCGGACGGAGCAGCAAACAGGACCCCACCAAGGAGCGGCCTGTGAAGTGGCACTGTGTCCCCGAGGACCTCGACTACTGTTACTATCTGCCCATCTTTGTGGACGGACTGGCGGACATGGATTATGACACACGGCTCCTGGCCATCAACGGGGCCATGGATCTAATCATGAGATCGCCGAAAAAGGTACTGCCAGTGCTGCCAAAACTGATCCTGCCACTGAAAAGGGCCTTTCAGACGCGAGACAAGCGAATCATCATATCTGCCCTTCAAGTCATCCAGCTGATGGTGCGTCTAG GCCCCTGTGTGGGACAGGCTCTCGTCCCCTTCTACCGGCAACTGCTCGCCGTGTGCAACCTGTACAAGAACATTAACGTCAACCTGGGCGAGGGCATTGATCCCGACCGCAGTTGCCGTATAGGTGACGTCATCGAGGACACTCTCAAGCTGCTGGAGTACTGCGGTGGTCCGAACGCCTTCATCAACATCAAGTACATGGTGCCCACCTACGAGAGCAGCGTTTTCCCCAAGTGCGAGGCGCCAGAGCCCCGAGAAGCTTGA
- the LOC122322206 gene encoding accessory gland protein Acp29AB-like, translated as MRNILILFLFGITWQNANLCPLEYSLKKYTEQVSSKLYWNNKPVDEIPSYTYEQIGSKYYYISEDKLYWGRALIMCRHRNGNLVSIGSKEEWNAITEKLNTSRNYWVDYYNLDSLSILQQFTSALTGKDAQFLKWTNETQSTYYRKRCVELQSEKDHLMHVVDCFHQKHYICEADEAQPPKKNFSTQLERSEYRLRNLELAWMIEERHFTINEWFNRYGGP; from the exons ATGAGAAACATTCTGATCCTTTTTCTTTTCGGGATCACCTGGCAAAATGCCAATTTGTGCCCTCTG gaGTATTCTCTTAAAAAGTACACTGAACAAGTCTCAAGTAAATTATACTGGAATAACAAACCTGTCGACGAAATACCCAGTTATACTTATGAACAGATCGGATCAAAGTACTACTACATCAGCGAGGATAAGCTATATTGGGGAAGGGCCCTGATTATGTGCCGACATCGGAATGGAAACCTGGTGAGCATCGGAAGCAAAGAGGAGTGGAACGCCATCACAGAGAAATTAAACACCTCAAGGAACTACTGGGTGGACTATTACAATTTGGACAGTTTGTCAATTTTACAACAATTTACATCTGCGTTGACTGGCAAGGATGCACAGTTCTTGAAGTGGACCAACGAGACCCAAAGCACTTATTACCGAAAAAGATGTGTTGAGTTGCAATCCGAGAAGGATCATCTCATGCACGTTGTAGACTGCTTTCACCAAAAACATTATATCTGTGAAGCCGACGAGGCACAACCTCCAAAAAAGAATTTTTCAACACAATTGGAACGTTCAGAATATAGGCTGAGAAACCTGGAACTGGCTTGGATGATCGAGGAAAGGCATTTCACTATAAACGAATGGTTCAACAGGTACGGAGGTCCTTAG